A genomic region of Azoarcus sp. KH32C contains the following coding sequences:
- the ureG gene encoding urease accessory protein UreG, which translates to MTSSASQPLRVGIGGPVGSGKTALTLALCRALRERYDIAVVTNDIYTAEDAQFLVRNEALEPERIIGVETGGCPHTAIREDASINLEAVDRLIRRFPGVEIIFVESGGDNLAATFSPELSDLTLYVIDVSAGDKIPRKGGPGITRSDLLVINKIDLAPLVGASLEVMDRDAKKMRGERPFIFSNLKTGQGLAEIIEFIERQGLLRGPSKTATGVESEVATQVATQVENK; encoded by the coding sequence ATGACTTCGAGCGCATCCCAACCTTTGCGCGTGGGCATCGGCGGGCCGGTCGGCTCGGGCAAGACGGCGCTGACGCTGGCACTGTGCCGCGCGCTGCGCGAACGCTACGACATCGCGGTCGTCACGAACGACATCTACACCGCCGAGGACGCGCAGTTCCTCGTGCGCAACGAGGCGCTCGAACCCGAGCGCATCATCGGTGTCGAGACCGGCGGCTGCCCGCACACGGCAATCCGCGAGGACGCGTCGATCAACCTGGAGGCGGTCGACCGCCTGATCCGGCGCTTCCCGGGCGTCGAGATCATCTTCGTCGAATCCGGCGGCGACAACCTCGCGGCGACTTTCTCGCCGGAGCTGTCGGACCTGACGCTCTACGTGATCGACGTGTCGGCGGGCGACAAGATCCCGCGCAAGGGCGGGCCCGGCATCACCCGCAGCGATCTCCTCGTGATCAACAAGATCGACCTCGCGCCGCTGGTCGGCGCGAGCCTCGAAGTGATGGACCGCGACGCGAAAAAGATGCGCGGCGAGCGGCCCTTCATCTTCAGCAACCTGAAGACGGGGCAGGGGCTCGCCGAGATCATCGAGTTCATCGAGCGCCAGGGGCTGCTGCGTGGCCCGTCGAAGACGGCAACAGGGGTGGAAAGTGAGGTGGCAACTCAGGTGGCAACTCAGGTGGAAAATAAGTGA
- a CDS encoding urease accessory protein UreF — MLPLIRLLQLASPVLPVGAYTYSQGLEWAVESGAVRDEAAAARWIGDLLEWNLARFEAPLVAELIRAWDEEEDAKVAALNADFLASRETDELRAETVQMGYSLVRLLADLDAFAALPGRRARLLAVETPSFPAAWSAAAAAWGIPVDMALPAYLWAWLENQVMAAVKAVPLGQSAGQRLLATLGARIPTLAVQAAALPEGEWSNFTPGLALASSRHETQYTRLFRS; from the coding sequence ATGCTGCCACTGATTCGCCTGCTGCAGCTCGCGAGTCCCGTGCTGCCGGTCGGCGCTTATACGTACTCGCAGGGTCTGGAGTGGGCGGTCGAGTCGGGGGCGGTGCGGGACGAGGCGGCCGCGGCGCGCTGGATCGGGGATCTCCTCGAATGGAACCTGGCGCGCTTCGAGGCGCCGCTCGTCGCGGAGCTGATTCGTGCCTGGGACGAGGAGGAGGATGCCAAGGTCGCCGCGCTCAATGCCGATTTCCTCGCGAGTCGCGAGACTGATGAACTGCGCGCCGAGACGGTGCAGATGGGCTATTCGCTCGTGCGGCTGCTCGCCGATCTTGACGCCTTCGCGGCGCTGCCGGGCCGGCGGGCGCGGCTGCTGGCGGTGGAGACGCCTTCTTTCCCCGCAGCGTGGAGTGCGGCGGCCGCGGCGTGGGGGATTCCCGTCGACATGGCCTTGCCGGCCTACTTGTGGGCCTGGCTCGAAAACCAGGTGATGGCGGCCGTGAAGGCGGTGCCGCTCGGGCAATCTGCGGGCCAGCGGCTGCTCGCGACGCTCGGCGCGCGCATCCCAACGCTGGCGGTGCAGGCCGCCGCGCTGCCGGAAGGCGAATGGAGCAACTTCACGCCCGGCCTCGCGCTCGCGAGCAGCCGGCACGAAACCCAATACACGAGGCTTTTCAGATCATGA
- the ureE gene encoding urease accessory protein UreE, which produces MAENHSTAPAKTMLLLEALYEGSEPATERLQLDFSYRTKSRLRAKLASGEEVGMFLPRGTILRGGQKLVGNDGRIVEVVAAPEDLLEARCVDALGLARTAYHLGNRHVAVEVGSDAAGGWLRIQADHVLEGMLVGLGARVSALCAPFEPEAGAYAHGHQHPGDGSGARIHMMGGA; this is translated from the coding sequence ATGGCAGAGAACCATTCCACTGCGCCGGCGAAGACGATGCTGCTCCTCGAAGCGCTGTACGAGGGCTCCGAGCCCGCGACCGAACGCCTGCAGCTCGATTTTTCTTATCGCACGAAGAGCCGCCTGCGCGCGAAGCTCGCTTCGGGCGAGGAGGTCGGGATGTTCCTGCCGCGCGGCACGATCCTGCGCGGCGGGCAGAAGCTCGTCGGCAACGACGGGCGCATCGTCGAGGTCGTCGCGGCGCCGGAGGATTTGTTGGAGGCGCGCTGTGTGGATGCGCTGGGGCTCGCGCGGACGGCCTACCATCTGGGCAACCGTCATGTTGCGGTCGAGGTCGGGTCGGATGCGGCGGGGGGATGGCTGCGGATCCAGGCAGATCATGTGCTGGAAGGGATGCTGGTCGGGCTTGGGGCGAGGGTTTCCGCGCTATGTGCGCCTTTCGAGCCGGAGGCGGGGGCTTATGCACACGGGCACCAGCATCCGGGGGATGGGAGTGGGGCGCGGATTCACATGATGGGCGGGGCGTGA
- the ureC gene encoding urease subunit alpha produces the protein MSVKISRRAYAEMFGPTVGDRVRLADTELWIEVERDFTIYGEEVKFGGGKVIRDGMGQGQKVAAEVADTVITNALIVDHWGIVKADVAIKDGRVNGIGKAGNPDIQPGVTIAIGAGTEIIAGEGMILTAGGIDSHIHWICPQQIDEALMSGVTTMLGGGTGPATGTFATTCTPGPWHLHRMLQAADAFPMNLGFFGKGNASLPEPLREQVAAGAIGLKLHEDWGTTPAAIDNCLTVADEMDVQVAIHTDTLNESGFVETTLAAFKGRTIHTFHTEGAGGGHAPDIIRAVGQANVLPSSTNPTRPYTVNTIDEHLDMLMVCHHLDPAIAEDVAFAESRIRRETIAAEDILHDTGAFSMMSSDSQAMGRVGEVVIRTWQTAHKMKVQRGPLPEDSPHNDNFRVKRYVAKYTINPAITHGIAHVVGSIEVGKLADLVLWKPAFFGVKPSLILKGGMIAAAAMGDANASIPTPQPVHYRPMFGAFAGGLKTSVTFVSQAALANPAVAALGLAKPLEAVRGCRSVTKADMIHNGATPVIDVDPETYVVRADGELLTCEPADVLPMAQRYFLF, from the coding sequence ATGAGCGTAAAGATCTCGCGCCGCGCGTATGCGGAAATGTTCGGCCCGACGGTTGGCGATCGCGTGCGGCTCGCCGACACCGAGCTGTGGATCGAAGTCGAGCGCGACTTCACGATCTACGGCGAGGAAGTGAAGTTCGGCGGCGGCAAGGTGATCCGCGATGGCATGGGGCAGGGGCAGAAGGTTGCGGCGGAGGTCGCCGACACCGTGATCACCAACGCGCTGATCGTCGACCACTGGGGCATCGTCAAGGCCGACGTCGCGATCAAGGACGGCCGCGTCAATGGCATCGGCAAGGCCGGCAACCCCGACATCCAGCCCGGCGTGACGATCGCGATCGGGGCCGGCACCGAGATCATCGCCGGCGAAGGCATGATCCTGACGGCCGGCGGCATCGACAGCCACATCCACTGGATCTGCCCGCAGCAGATCGACGAAGCGCTGATGAGCGGCGTGACGACGATGCTGGGCGGCGGCACAGGCCCCGCGACCGGCACCTTCGCGACGACCTGCACGCCGGGGCCGTGGCACCTCCACCGCATGCTGCAGGCGGCCGACGCCTTCCCGATGAACCTCGGCTTCTTCGGCAAGGGCAACGCGAGCTTGCCCGAGCCCTTGCGCGAACAGGTCGCGGCGGGTGCGATCGGACTCAAGCTGCACGAGGACTGGGGCACGACGCCGGCCGCGATCGACAACTGCCTGACCGTCGCCGACGAGATGGACGTCCAGGTCGCGATCCACACCGACACGCTCAACGAGTCGGGCTTCGTCGAGACGACGCTCGCCGCCTTCAAGGGCCGCACGATCCACACCTTCCACACCGAAGGGGCGGGCGGCGGCCACGCGCCGGACATCATCCGCGCGGTCGGCCAGGCGAACGTGCTGCCGTCGTCGACGAACCCGACGCGCCCCTACACGGTGAACACCATCGACGAGCATCTCGACATGCTGATGGTGTGCCACCATCTCGACCCGGCGATCGCCGAGGACGTCGCCTTCGCCGAGTCGCGCATCCGCCGCGAGACGATCGCGGCCGAGGACATCCTGCACGACACCGGCGCGTTCTCGATGATGTCGTCCGATTCGCAGGCGATGGGCCGCGTCGGCGAGGTCGTGATCCGCACCTGGCAGACGGCGCACAAGATGAAGGTCCAGCGTGGGCCGCTGCCCGAGGATTCGCCGCACAACGACAACTTCCGCGTGAAGCGCTACGTCGCCAAATACACGATCAATCCGGCGATCACGCACGGCATTGCGCACGTCGTCGGCTCGATCGAGGTCGGCAAGCTCGCGGACTTGGTGCTGTGGAAACCGGCCTTCTTCGGCGTGAAGCCCTCGCTGATCCTCAAGGGCGGCATGATCGCCGCGGCGGCGATGGGTGATGCCAACGCGTCGATTCCGACGCCACAGCCGGTGCATTACCGGCCGATGTTCGGCGCTTTCGCGGGCGGGCTGAAGACTTCGGTGACTTTCGTGTCGCAGGCGGCGTTGGCGAATCCGGCGGTCGCGGCCTTGGGCCTCGCGAAGCCCTTGGAGGCGGTGCGCGGCTGCCGCAGCGTGACCAAGGCCGACATGATCCACAACGGCGCGACGCCGGTGATCGATGTCGATCCCGAGACCTATGTCGTGCGCGCCGATGGCGAGCTGCTGACCTGTGAGCCCGCGGACGTGCTGCCGATGGCGCAACGTTACTTCCTGTTCTGA
- a CDS encoding urease subunit beta encodes MIPGEYLVADGEIELNDGRPTLTLSVTNTGDRPIQVGSHYHFAETNAALAFDRAAARGFRLNIAAGTAVRFEPGQSRTVELVALAGERKVYGFNGDVMGTL; translated from the coding sequence ATGATTCCCGGTGAATACCTCGTCGCCGATGGCGAAATCGAACTCAACGACGGCCGCCCGACGCTGACGCTGAGCGTGACCAACACCGGCGACCGCCCGATCCAGGTCGGCTCGCACTACCACTTCGCCGAAACCAACGCGGCGCTCGCCTTCGACCGGGCGGCGGCACGCGGCTTCAGGCTCAACATCGCGGCCGGCACCGCGGTGCGTTTCGAGCCCGGGCAGTCGCGTACCGTCGAGCTCGTCGCGCTGGCGGGCGAGCGCAAGGTGTATGGCTTCAACGGCGACGTGATGGGGACTCTGTGA
- the ureA gene encoding urease subunit gamma, with protein sequence MELTPREKDKLLLFTAGLLAERRRARGLKLNYPEAVALISCAILEGARDGRTVAELMSEGTTILTREDVMEGVPEMIPEIQVEATFPDGTKLVTVHNPIV encoded by the coding sequence ATGGAACTGACTCCACGCGAAAAGGACAAGCTGCTGCTGTTCACGGCCGGATTGCTCGCCGAGCGGCGCCGGGCGCGCGGCCTGAAGCTCAACTACCCGGAGGCGGTCGCGCTGATCTCCTGCGCAATCCTCGAAGGGGCGCGTGACGGCCGCACGGTCGCCGAGTTGATGAGCGAGGGCACGACGATCCTGACGCGCGAGGACGTGATGGAAGGGGTGCCGGAGATGATCCCGGAGATCCAGGTCGAGGCGACTTTTCCGGACGGCACGAAGCTCGTGACCGTGCATAACCCGATCGTCTGA
- a CDS encoding urease accessory protein UreD — protein sequence MFLDEFVESRAVVVSEREVSEWRAELELHFERRDVRTVLVRRSHRGPLRLQKALYPEGEGVCHGIVLHPPAGIAGGDSLAIDVSVGAGAHALLTTPGAGKWYRSAGASAQLAQRIAVADRGICEWLPQESIVFDGACGRLETEVELAGDACFVGAEMLCFGRTGSGERFRRGELALATRIRRDGKPLWLERGRIAGGSPLLDSPVGLAGQPVVGSLLVASPKCDTALRDRCREIGPAVGQGAVTLLPGLLVARWLGPACEPGREWFIRLWDAIRPAVAGLPMRVPRIWNT from the coding sequence ATGTTTCTTGACGAATTCGTAGAGTCCCGGGCTGTCGTCGTATCGGAGCGGGAGGTATCGGAATGGCGTGCCGAGCTCGAACTGCATTTCGAGCGGCGGGATGTTCGCACCGTCTTGGTGCGCCGCAGCCACCGGGGACCGCTGCGTCTGCAGAAGGCGCTGTATCCGGAAGGCGAGGGTGTCTGCCATGGCATCGTGCTGCATCCGCCGGCGGGGATCGCCGGGGGCGATTCGCTGGCGATCGACGTGTCGGTCGGCGCCGGTGCGCATGCGCTGCTGACGACGCCGGGGGCCGGCAAGTGGTATCGCAGCGCGGGGGCGTCGGCGCAGCTCGCGCAACGCATCGCCGTCGCAGACCGCGGAATCTGCGAATGGCTGCCGCAGGAGAGCATCGTCTTCGACGGCGCCTGCGGGCGTCTCGAAACTGAAGTGGAACTCGCCGGCGACGCCTGCTTCGTCGGGGCCGAGATGCTGTGCTTCGGCCGCACCGGCTCGGGCGAACGCTTCCGCCGCGGCGAACTGGCGCTCGCGACCCGTATCCGGCGCGACGGCAAGCCGCTATGGTTGGAACGCGGGCGTATCGCCGGCGGCAGTCCACTGCTCGATTCGCCGGTCGGGCTGGCGGGGCAGCCGGTCGTCGGGAGCCTGCTGGTCGCGTCGCCCAAGTGCGACACGGCGCTGCGCGATCGCTGCCGCGAGATCGGGCCGGCGGTCGGGCAGGGCGCAGTCACGCTGCTGCCGGGACTCCTGGTCGCGCGCTGGTTGGGGCCGGCGTGCGAGCCGGGGCGCGAGTGGTTCATCCGTCTGTGGGACGCGATCCGGCCGGCGGTGGCCGGGCTGCCGATGCGCGTGCCGCGCATATGGAACACCTGA
- a CDS encoding diguanylate cyclase, whose product MSYRTLPRASANDNPEQLLRLFNFLVVTSFVVILAVAGTAIYWIYSSAMLHRTETAVIGIAKAVMSAEVDSLLTEDGNGALRIAIAPDDMRQVDAHLRRYLKFFNLAKLAIFDADRRVVYSTVPTEIGRTETDATALNDVLEHGKPRAEVRGKLEPGELGNALPTEPTLVIESHYPILDARGHSLGAFEVYVDVSDTQDEIVRVLTLSLGALSLVLAICLFSLYRPMKRGTEKIIAANANLAELATRDHLTGLFNRRHIADRVKQEFNRWRRGSSTAGMRPGIGFIMADIDHFKRINDSYGHAVGDEVLREVANRIQEGLREYDMLGRYGGEEFLVMLPNSDLAAVALVAERLRWAVGSREIILASGEALTVTISMGAACAVDGSLAEQEVIHQADVALYRAKELGRNRVEVYATPADAAHSTPSLRPQSL is encoded by the coding sequence ATGTCGTATAGAACGTTGCCGCGGGCGTCAGCAAACGACAACCCGGAACAGCTGTTACGGTTGTTCAACTTTCTGGTCGTCACCTCCTTCGTGGTGATTCTCGCCGTCGCCGGGACTGCCATCTACTGGATATACAGCTCGGCCATGCTGCACCGGACCGAGACGGCCGTCATCGGGATCGCGAAGGCGGTGATGAGCGCCGAGGTCGATAGCCTGCTCACCGAGGACGGGAACGGCGCGCTGCGGATCGCGATCGCGCCGGACGACATGCGCCAGGTGGACGCCCACCTGCGGCGCTATCTGAAGTTCTTCAATCTCGCCAAACTCGCGATCTTCGACGCCGATCGCCGGGTCGTCTATTCGACGGTGCCCACCGAAATCGGGCGCACCGAGACCGACGCAACGGCGCTGAACGATGTGCTCGAGCACGGGAAACCGCGCGCCGAGGTTCGCGGCAAGCTGGAGCCGGGCGAGCTGGGCAACGCGCTGCCGACCGAACCGACGCTCGTCATCGAGTCGCATTACCCGATTCTCGACGCCCGCGGTCATTCGCTCGGCGCCTTCGAAGTGTACGTCGATGTGAGCGACACCCAGGACGAGATCGTCCGCGTGCTCACACTCTCGCTCGGGGCCTTGTCGCTGGTGCTGGCGATCTGCCTGTTCAGCCTGTATCGCCCGATGAAACGGGGCACCGAAAAGATCATCGCCGCGAACGCGAACCTTGCCGAGCTCGCGACGCGCGACCACCTGACCGGCCTATTTAACCGGCGGCATATCGCCGACCGCGTGAAGCAGGAATTCAATCGCTGGCGACGCGGCAGCTCCACTGCCGGCATGCGGCCCGGGATCGGTTTCATCATGGCCGACATCGATCACTTCAAGAGGATCAACGACAGCTATGGCCATGCGGTGGGCGACGAAGTGCTGCGTGAAGTCGCTAACCGGATCCAGGAAGGCCTGCGCGAATACGACATGCTCGGACGTTACGGCGGCGAAGAATTCCTGGTGATGCTGCCGAACTCCGATCTCGCCGCCGTTGCCCTCGTCGCCGAGCGCCTGCGCTGGGCCGTCGGCAGCCGCGAAATCATCCTCGCCAGCGGCGAGGCACTCACGGTGACGATCAGCATGGGCGCAGCCTGCGCCGTCGATGGCTCGCTCGCGGAGCAGGAAGTGATCCACCAGGCCGACGTCGCCCTCTACCGCGCCAAGGAGTTGGGACGCAACCGGGTCGAGGTTTACGCGACTCCGGCCGATGCCGCCCACTCGACGCCGTCCCTGCGCCCGCAGTCGTTGTGA
- a CDS encoding outer membrane beta-barrel protein, whose product MNHPRPFRLATFASSAVLLAALSGTAWAADAGDEARLKELESKLERSLQLIEALQKKVSQLENAATGNAAAGGQSAPAVQEAKIEALQQQVAQLGTGLSSRGDSAGLPVHGFADVGLIRSGQDNPTDGKGRSGFNVGTMDLYLTPQFGDRVKTLLELVFEVDESGGLATDLERAQMGYTFSDAATAWVGRFHTPYGVWNTAYHHGAQIQTSITRPRFLDFEDKGGILPAHTTGAWLTGAVPAGNGHVAYDAYFGNAPGVDKEDGEARGALNMRMAGLPHYASTVGGNLRYEFAGAAEGLTLGVHAIRSKVTVDEDTNSRSKMLAFGGFGIYDTDNWEILGEYYRFNDRDESGGPRHTSTAWYTQIGYRVGEFTPYARYEKTSLDQSDSYFANQESGRSYRRTSLGVRYDLNPKAALKAEINRTTNQDLGAGVSDDRFSEARLQYSVRF is encoded by the coding sequence ATGAATCATCCACGCCCGTTCCGCCTCGCCACCTTTGCCAGTTCCGCCGTACTGCTTGCCGCCTTGTCCGGCACCGCCTGGGCGGCCGACGCCGGCGATGAGGCGAGACTGAAAGAACTCGAGAGCAAACTCGAACGCAGCCTGCAGCTGATCGAAGCGTTGCAGAAGAAGGTCAGCCAGCTCGAGAATGCGGCAACCGGGAATGCCGCCGCCGGCGGCCAGAGCGCGCCGGCCGTGCAGGAAGCGAAGATCGAAGCCCTGCAGCAGCAGGTCGCGCAGCTCGGCACCGGCTTGAGTTCGCGCGGCGACTCGGCAGGGCTTCCCGTGCACGGCTTCGCCGATGTCGGCCTCATCCGCTCCGGCCAGGACAATCCGACCGACGGCAAGGGCCGCAGCGGCTTCAACGTCGGTACGATGGATCTCTACCTTACGCCCCAGTTCGGCGACCGGGTGAAGACGCTGCTCGAGCTGGTGTTCGAAGTCGACGAGAGCGGCGGTCTCGCGACCGACCTCGAGCGCGCCCAGATGGGCTACACGTTCAGCGACGCCGCGACCGCCTGGGTCGGGCGCTTCCACACCCCCTATGGCGTCTGGAACACCGCCTACCACCACGGTGCACAGATCCAGACCTCGATCACGCGTCCGCGTTTCCTCGACTTCGAGGACAAGGGCGGCATCCTGCCGGCGCACACCACCGGCGCATGGCTGACCGGGGCCGTGCCCGCTGGCAACGGCCACGTCGCCTACGACGCCTACTTCGGCAACGCACCGGGTGTCGACAAGGAAGATGGTGAAGCGCGTGGCGCCCTGAACATGCGCATGGCGGGCCTGCCGCATTACGCCTCCACGGTCGGCGGCAATCTGCGCTACGAATTCGCGGGCGCCGCGGAAGGGCTCACGTTGGGCGTGCATGCGATCCGGTCGAAAGTGACCGTCGACGAAGACACAAACAGCCGCTCGAAGATGCTGGCCTTCGGCGGCTTCGGCATCTACGACACGGACAACTGGGAAATCCTCGGCGAATACTATCGCTTCAACGATCGCGACGAGAGCGGCGGGCCGCGGCATACGAGCACCGCGTGGTACACGCAGATCGGCTACCGGGTCGGCGAATTCACGCCCTACGCGCGTTACGAGAAGACCTCGCTCGATCAGTCCGACAGCTATTTCGCCAATCAGGAAAGCGGCCGCTCCTACCGGCGGACATCGCTCGGCGTGCGCTACGACCTGAACCCCAAGGCGGCGCTGAAAGCCGAGATCAACCGCACGACCAATCAGGACCTCGGCGCGGGCGTCTCGGATGACCGCTTCTCGGAAGCCCGTCTGCAGTACTCGGTCCGCTTCTAA
- a CDS encoding methyl-accepting chemotaxis protein, translated as MTSRASTIRSKMLISGSATFLFVLVATIVSWFGYQTIERTGIVSLGHANQAMYLQMLIKDVHQLVSTSGAPAVRARMQSTIGILDRSMAPDSQIDDPMRSETAKLAEEWAQLRTDATAIVSAPKISEDDDEILGQVVKLIARMDGMAGEIDGLAEKSRESGSAKARQTVLFVGGVFGAILILVVTVFWRLHASILGQLGAEPAQVNGLVRQVAEGNLMLDTEAVVTRKGDHILRALSEMVGRLNGVVRSVDDTNLHIGQSTFQIANMASKVTRTTSEQLSRFADVNQATEELRLVAGQVRTVAEQVQARTLVTEARAEDGTQAVRRNIDEMTATADRANRAEREMSELGRSAEEIDKIVASISAIAEQTNLLALNAAIEAARAGQQGRGFAVVADEVRKLAERTAGATGEIAAIVTTLAAQIERCKETMNEVVVSVGGSQAQSRRTASAIEQMVCEVRETDRANLQIAGIVHDQITTLAHLDERLANLARTLAESNEKVGITGAITQDLYRAVELLMTRMAYFKFSRIHTPQRAEHENRQFPRIDHSMEVEVAIGDKTIDAVARDFSLGGLCLRSSAPLETPDREVFELHIRKPAADLEAYRTQRPARLEGHVVWRSRDSEGIHLSGVVFDSPPHVCARELADCFAFYNTVPNFSG; from the coding sequence ATGACAAGCCGCGCCAGCACCATCCGCTCCAAGATGCTGATTTCAGGAAGCGCGACCTTCCTGTTCGTGCTGGTCGCGACGATCGTTTCCTGGTTCGGCTACCAGACCATCGAACGCACGGGCATCGTCTCGCTCGGACACGCGAACCAGGCGATGTACTTGCAGATGCTGATCAAGGACGTGCATCAGTTGGTCAGCACCTCGGGCGCACCCGCGGTCCGCGCGCGCATGCAGTCTACGATCGGCATCCTCGACCGGAGCATGGCGCCGGACAGCCAGATTGACGATCCGATGCGCAGCGAAACCGCCAAGCTCGCGGAAGAATGGGCGCAGTTGCGCACGGACGCCACGGCCATCGTTTCCGCCCCCAAGATTTCGGAGGACGACGACGAAATCCTCGGCCAGGTGGTCAAGTTGATTGCCCGCATGGACGGCATGGCGGGTGAAATCGACGGACTGGCCGAAAAGTCCCGCGAGAGCGGCAGCGCGAAGGCTCGTCAAACCGTCCTGTTCGTCGGGGGCGTGTTCGGCGCCATCCTGATCCTCGTCGTGACCGTCTTCTGGCGGCTTCACGCGAGCATCCTCGGCCAATTGGGCGCCGAGCCCGCGCAGGTGAACGGCTTGGTGCGCCAGGTCGCCGAAGGGAACCTGATGCTCGACACCGAGGCGGTCGTCACCCGGAAAGGCGACCACATCCTCCGCGCCCTGTCCGAGATGGTCGGCCGCCTCAACGGCGTTGTACGCAGCGTCGACGACACGAACCTGCACATCGGCCAATCGACCTTCCAGATCGCCAACATGGCGTCCAAGGTCACGCGCACGACGAGCGAGCAGTTGTCGCGATTCGCCGACGTGAATCAGGCGACCGAAGAACTGCGACTCGTCGCCGGCCAAGTCCGTACGGTCGCCGAACAGGTACAGGCGCGAACGCTGGTGACGGAGGCGCGTGCCGAGGACGGAACCCAGGCCGTACGCCGGAATATCGACGAGATGACCGCCACCGCCGACCGTGCGAATCGCGCGGAACGCGAGATGTCGGAACTGGGCCGATCCGCGGAGGAGATCGACAAGATCGTCGCCAGCATCTCCGCCATCGCGGAGCAGACCAACCTGCTCGCGCTCAACGCCGCCATCGAAGCCGCGCGCGCAGGCCAGCAGGGACGGGGGTTTGCCGTCGTCGCCGACGAAGTACGCAAGCTCGCCGAGCGCACGGCCGGGGCCACCGGGGAAATCGCCGCCATCGTCACGACGCTCGCAGCGCAGATCGAGCGATGCAAGGAAACGATGAACGAGGTGGTGGTCAGCGTGGGCGGTTCGCAGGCGCAGTCCAGGCGAACGGCAAGCGCGATCGAGCAAATGGTGTGCGAAGTGCGCGAAACCGACCGCGCCAACCTGCAGATTGCCGGGATCGTGCACGATCAGATCACGACCCTCGCCCATCTCGACGAGCGGCTGGCCAACCTCGCCCGGACGCTCGCGGAGAGCAACGAGAAGGTCGGCATCACGGGCGCGATCACCCAGGATCTGTATCGCGCGGTCGAGCTCTTGATGACGCGGATGGCCTATTTCAAGTTCTCGCGCATCCATACACCTCAGCGGGCCGAACACGAAAATCGCCAGTTCCCGCGAATCGACCACAGCATGGAGGTCGAAGTGGCGATCGGCGACAAGACGATCGATGCCGTCGCCCGCGACTTCAGCCTCGGCGGCTTGTGCCTGCGCTCGAGCGCGCCACTCGAGACACCCGACCGGGAAGTCTTCGAACTGCATATCCGCAAACCTGCAGCCGATCTCGAAGCGTACCGCACTCAGCGACCGGCACGGCTCGAGGGGCATGTCGTCTGGCGCAGCCGCGACTCGGAGGGAATCCATCTGAGCGGTGTCGTCTTCGATAGCCCGCCGCATGTCTGCGCCCGGGAACTGGCCGACTGTTTCGCCTTCTACAACACCGTCCCGAACTTCTCGGGGTAG
- a CDS encoding YihY/virulence factor BrkB family protein — protein MPPSHATQAILQHPVAFVVRTLTAFRANQGLLLAGAVAYYALLSTVPLLILIVIALSHMVDQRELLQTLGHYLEWLLPGQSDAIVAELSNFLAHREVIGWVLLATMLFFSSLAFTVLENAMSVIFHHRVAIKRRHFLVSALLPYGYILSLGVGMLLITLVAGGLQVIGQEQVELLGHVWSLSGVSGVLLYLLGFAGEVFVLASIYLVMPVGRLSLRHALIGAVTAALLWELTRHVLVWYFATLSQISTVYGSLTTAIAVLLSLEIAATFLLLGAQVISEYERTAMGTPGAATQPFTTAQR, from the coding sequence ATGCCGCCCAGCCACGCCACCCAAGCCATCCTGCAGCACCCCGTCGCGTTTGTCGTACGGACGCTGACGGCGTTTCGCGCCAATCAGGGATTGTTGCTCGCGGGTGCGGTCGCGTATTACGCGCTGCTGTCGACGGTCCCGCTGCTGATCCTGATCGTGATCGCGTTGTCACATATGGTCGATCAGCGCGAACTCCTGCAAACCCTGGGCCACTATCTTGAATGGCTGCTGCCGGGACAGTCCGATGCGATCGTCGCGGAGCTGTCGAACTTCCTCGCGCACCGCGAGGTCATCGGTTGGGTCTTGCTGGCGACGATGTTGTTCTTCAGCTCGCTGGCCTTCACGGTGCTCGAAAACGCGATGTCGGTCATCTTTCACCACCGGGTCGCGATCAAACGGCGCCATTTCCTCGTCTCCGCGCTGCTCCCGTATGGCTATATATTGAGCCTCGGCGTCGGAATGTTGCTGATCACGCTGGTCGCAGGCGGCCTACAGGTCATCGGCCAGGAACAGGTGGAGTTGCTCGGGCATGTCTGGTCGCTCAGCGGCGTGTCGGGCGTGCTGCTCTATCTGCTCGGCTTTGCCGGCGAAGTCTTCGTGCTGGCCTCGATCTACCTCGTCATGCCCGTGGGCCGCCTGTCACTGAGGCACGCCCTCATCGGTGCGGTGACGGCGGCGCTGCTGTGGGAGCTCACGCGTCACGTGCTGGTCTGGTATTTCGCGACGCTGTCGCAGATCAGCACCGTGTACGGTTCGCTGACCACCGCCATCGCGGTCCTCCTCAGCCTGGAAATTGCGGCAACCTTTCTGTTGCTGGGCGCCCAGGTGATCTCCGAATACGAGCGCACCGCCATGGGCACTCCCGGCGCTGCTACGCAGCCCTTTACGACGGCCCAACGCTGA